In a single window of the Nicotiana tomentosiformis chromosome 10, ASM39032v3, whole genome shotgun sequence genome:
- the LOC138899913 gene encoding uncharacterized protein — translation MSVTDYEARFSELSRHVLMILPTDVERVQRFVAGLHSGIHASMAREVEMGNSYHLVVEIARRIEGYRQRFREQMQRDKRTRFSGEFIGAPAGGRGHFGRGQPSRPPYSAPPPPRGVPARPYFSSMPESSYRPPAIQGSFSGHSGHQGSSSAYFSAMPESSYHPPALQGSPGGYSGHQGQTSEQQSTAPRGCYECGDPSHIKRHFPSLRGKAVQQTQQPMISAPVVAPVVWPPRGGGKIGMGHSRGRGQAGGGQPGGALARFYAFPTRPDAVALDAMITGTISVCGGGASVLFDPGSTYSYASSIFAHFLDIPREFLGTPIYVSTPVGKGIKVDPKKIEAVQSWPHLTSATEIRSFLGLTGYYHRFVDGFSFIAAPLTRLTQKGSQFCWFNDCETSFQKLKTALTTTPVLVLSSDLGMYTVYCDGSCIGLGCVLMQEGRVIAYASCQLKPHKKNYHVYDSELAAIVLVLKIWRHYLYGVSCEVYTNHRSLQHLLNQKDLNLR, via the exons atgtcagtgaccgattatgaggcgagattctctgagttgtctcgccatgtacttatgatacttcctactgacgtagagagagtgcagaggtttgttgcggggttgcactcCGGTATTCATGCTAGTATGgcccgggaggttgagatggggaatTCTTATCATCTAGTggtggagattgctcggaggattgagggctaccgccAGAGATTTAGAGAGCAGATGCAGCGAGACAAGAGGACCCGTTTctctggagagttcataggtgccccagctgggggcagaggtcattttgggaggggtcagccgaGCAGACCCCCAtattcagcaccaccacctcctcggggtgttCCAGCACGACCCTACTTTAGTTCTATgccggagagttcttaccgcccgccagctattcagggttctttcagTGGGCACTCCGGTCATCAAGGTTCTTCCAGTGcctatttcagtgctatgccagagagttcataccACCCACCCGCTCTTCAGGGTTCTCCTGGTGGGTATTCGGGCCATCAAGGTCAAACTTCAGAGCAGCAGTCCACCGCTCcaagaggttgttatgagtgcggggatcctagtcacataaAGAGACATTTTCCCAGTCTACGGGGCAAGGCGGTGCAGCAGACTCAGCAGCCCATGATTTCAGCACCAGTAGTCGCACCCGTCGTCTGGCCACCCAGAGGCGGAGGGAAAATAGGTATGGGTCAttctagaggtagaggtcaggcaggCGGGGGCCAGCCAGGTGGCGCTctagccagattctatgcttttcctaccagaccagatgcagtggccttagatgccatgatcacaggtactatttctgtctgcggtgggggagcttcagtactatttgatccagggtctacctattcgtaTGCGTCATCTatatttgctcattttctggatattcctcgtgagttcttgggtactcctatttatgtgtccactcctgtgg gcaagggtattaaggtggatcccaagaagattgaggcagttcagagttggcctcatcttacttcagcgactgagatcaggagcttcttggggttaacaggttattatcaccggttcGTGGATGGCTTCTCatttattgcagcacctttgactagattaacccagaagggttctcAGTTTTGTTGGTTCAATGATTGCGagacgagcttccagaagctcaagacagctttgactacaacaccggtccTAGTGTTGTCTTCCGAtttggggatgtatactgtgtattgcgatggTTCATGCATTGGcttaggttgtgtattgatgcaggaggggcgagttatagcatatgcttcatgtcagttaAAGCCCCACAAAAAGAATTATCATGTGTACGATTCtgagttggccgcgatagttcttgttcttaagatctggaggcactatctttatggggtgtcctgtgaggtttacactaatcatcgcagcttgcagcatttgttaaatcaaaaggatctcaatttgaggtag
- the LOC138899914 gene encoding uncharacterized protein, with protein MHSMNSVFQPYLDSFIILFIDDFLVYSHIQKEHAQHLRIVLRRLREEKLYANFSKYEFWLGSVAFLGHVVSSEGIQMDSNKIEVVKSCPRPSSATEIRSFLGLASYYHGFVEGFSSIASPLTKLTQKGAPFRQKDLNLRQWRWLEIIKDYDITILYHPGKPNVVADALSRRAESLGSLAYLPVAERPLALDVQALAFQLVKLDISEPSRVLAYVFSRSSRYDRIRERQYDDPHLLVLQDRVRRDRGTQFTLQFWRAMQRELGTQVELSTTFHPQMDGQSERTIHVLEDMLRACVIVFGGSLDRFLPLAEFAYNNNYQSSIQMALYEALYRRRCRYPVG; from the exons aTGCATtcgatgaacagtgtattccagccctatttagaCTCATTCATTATTCTATTCATTGATGActtcctggtgtactctcatatcCAGAAGGAGCATGCTCAACATCTAAGGATTGTGTTACgaagattgagggaggagaagctttatgcaaatttctccaagtatgagttttggctcggttctgtagcattcttggggcacgtggtgtccagtgagggtattcagatGGATTCGAATAAGATAGAGGTGGTGAAGAGTtgtcctagaccgtcctcagccacggagattaggagttttcttggtttggcgagcTATTACCAtggctttgtggagggattttcatctattgcatcgcccttgaccaaattgacccaaaagggtgctccattcag gcagaaggatcttaatttgcgccagtggagatggttggagattatcaaggactatgatatcactattttataccatcctgGGAAgcctaatgtggtggccgatgctttgagtcgccgggcggagagtttggggagtttagcatatcttccagtagcagagagacctttggcattggatgttcaggccttagctttCCAGCTTGTcaaattggatatttcggagccgagtcgggtattggcttatgTTTTCTCCAGGTCTTCTcgttatgaccgtatcagggagcgtcagtatgatgaccctcaccttctcgttcttcaggatagggttcggcgag ataggggcactcagtttacattgcAATTTTGGAGGGctatgcagcgagagttgggtactcaggttgagttgagcacgacctttcaccctcagatggacggacagtctgagcgcactatccatgtattggaggacatgttacgcgcttgtgtcattgtgTTTGGAGGTTCATTGGACCggtttctgccgctcgcggaattcgcatataacaacaattatcagtcgagcattcagatggctctgtacgaggctttatataggaGGAGGTGTAGATATCCAGTAGGatag
- the LOC138899915 gene encoding uncharacterized protein, whose protein sequence is MPGPFASYLGARCSLQSPAPAPGCYYKCEEFVHMRRQCPRLVGGPSLQRSQSMSSASVPPPPAQSARGHTRGGDRSEGGQACFCALPARLDAIASDVVITGIISVCHRDASVLFGHGSTYSYVFSYFAHSLDMPRESLVLSVHVSTPAGDTIILDRVYRSCVVTIGALVARVDLLLLSMVDFDVILGMDWLSPCHTILDCHAKLVTLAMPDLPRVMWNGSIDYVPSRVITYLKAQRMVEKGCISYLSFVMDVSAETPAIDSILVVRDFPDVFPADLPGMPPDRDIDFGIDLVPCTQPISILPYHMAPAKLKELKEQL, encoded by the coding sequence ATGCCGGGTCCTTTTGCGAGTTATCTCGGTGCTCGGTGTTCCCTTCAATCCCCAGCACCAGCACCTGGGTGTTACTATAAGTGTGAGGAGTTTGTTCACATGAGGAGACAGTGTCCCCGTCTAGTGGGAGGTCCCTCTCtgcagaggagccagtctatgtcatcagcatcagttcctccaccaccagcccagtcagctaggggtcacacTAGAGGGGGAGACAGATCAGAGGGTGGCCAGGCCTGTTTCTGTGCTCTTCCTGCCAGACTAGATGCTATTGCTtcggatgttgtgattacaggtattatctcagtttgccacagagatgcctctgtattatttggccatggttccacttattcatatgttttctcataTTTCGCTCATTCTCTGGATATGCCCCGAGAGTCattagttttatctgttcatgtatctactcctgcgggtgatactattattttggaccgcgtatatcggtcatgtgtggtgactattggggctCTGGTGGCCCGGgtagatctcttgttgcttagtatggtcgattttgacgtgatattgggtatggattggttatctccatgccataccattctagattgtcacgctaagttGGTGACATTGGCAATGCCGGATTTGCCGAGGGTTATGTGGaacggttctatagactatgtacctagtagggtgatcacatatttgaaggctcagcggatggttgagaagggttgtatATCCTATTTGTCTTTTGTGatggatgttagtgcagagactcctgccattgattctattCTGGTGGTACgtgactttccagatgtgtttcctgctgacctgccgggcatgccacctgacagggatattgactttggtattgatttggtgccatgcactcagcccatttcaatcctaccgtatcatatggcaccagcgaAGTTGAAGGAGCTTAAAGAacagctttag